Proteins found in one Melospiza melodia melodia isolate bMelMel2 chromosome 13, bMelMel2.pri, whole genome shotgun sequence genomic segment:
- the VPS35 gene encoding vacuolar protein sorting-associated protein 35 isoform X1: MLAIARQGGGQPTTQQSPQDEQEKLLDEAIQAVKVQSFQMKRCLDKNKLMDALKHASNMLGELRTSMLSPKSYYELYMAISDELHYLEVYLTDEFAKGRKVADLYELVQYAGNIIPRLYLLITVGVVYVKSFPQSRKDILKDLVEMCRGVQHPLRGLFLRNYLLQCTRNILPDEGEQADEETTGDISDSMDFVLLNFAEMNKLWVRMQHQGHSRDREKRERERQELRILVGTNLVRLSQLEGVNVERYKQIVLPGILEQVVNCRDALAQEYLMECIIQVFPDEFHLQTLNPFLRACAELHQNVNVKNIIIALIDRLALFAHREDGPGIPADIKLFDIFSQQVATVIQSRQDMPSEDVVSLQVSLINLAMKCYPDRVDYVDKVLETTVEIFNKLNLEHIATSSAVSKELTRLLKIPVDTYNNILTVLKLKHFHPLFEYFDYESRKSMSCYVLSNVLDYNTEIVSQEQVDAIMNLVSTLIQDQPDQPAEDPDPEDFADEQSLVGRFIHLLRSDDPDQQYLILNTARKHFGAGGNQRIRFTLPPLVFAAYQLAFRYKDNSKVDDKWEKKCQKIFSFAHQTISALIKAELAELPLRLFLQGALAAGEIGFENHETVAYEFMSQAFSLYEDEISDSKAQLAAITLIIGTFERMKCFSEENHEPLRTQCALAASKLLKKPDQCRAVSTCAHLFWSGRNTDKNGEELHGGKRVMECLKKALKIANQCMDPSLQVQLFIEILNRYIYFYEKENEAVTIQVLNQLIQKIREDLPNLESTEETEQINKHFHNTLEHLRLRRESPESEGPIYEGLVL, translated from the exons ATGTTGGCGATTGCTCGGCAGGGAGGCGGCCAG CCAACAACACAGCAGTCTCCTCAGGATGAACAGGAAAAGCTCCTGGACGAAGCCATTCAGGCTGTGAAGGTGCAGTCGTTCCAGATGAAGAGATGCTTG GACAAGAACAAGCTCATGGATGCTCTGAAACATGCTTCCAACATGCTTGGGGAGCTGCGGACTTCTATGTTATCTCCAAAGAGCTATTATGAGCTCT ACATGGCAATTTCTGATGAGCTACACTACTTGGAAGTCTACCTGACAGATGAATTTGCCAAAGGCAGGAAAGTGGCAGACCTTTATGAGCTGGTACAATATGCTGGAAATATCATTCCAAGACT GTATCTGCTGATAACAGTAGGTGTTGTCTATGTCAAGTCATTTCCACAGTCCAGGAAGGATATTTTGAAAGACCTGGTGGAGATGTGCCGTGGAGTGCAGCATCCTCTTAGAGGCCTGTTCCTCAGAAACTATCTCCTGCAGTGTACCAGGAATATCTTACCAGATGAAGGCGAGCAAGCAGA TGAAGAAACCACTGGAGACATCAGTGACTCCATGGATTTTGTGCTGCTGAACTTTGCTGAGATGAACAAGCTGTGGGTGCGAATGCAGCACCAGGGCCACAGTCGGGACAGGGAGAAGAGGGAGCGagagaggcaggagctgaggATCCTGGTGGGCACAAACCTGGTCCGCCTCAGCCAGCTGGAGGGGGTCAATGTGGAGAGATACAAGCAG ATTGTTCTGCCTGGAATACTGGAGCAAGTTGTGAACTGTAGAGATGCTTTAGCTCAGGAGTACCTCATGGAGTGCATCATACAG GTTTTCCCAGatgaatttcacctccaaaccctGAACCCATTTCTCAGAGCCTGTGCTGAGCTGCACCAAAATgtgaatgtgaaaaatataattATTGCTTTAATTGACAG GTTAGCTTTATTTGCACATCGTGAGGATGGACCTGGGATCCCAGCAGATATCAAACTCTTTGATATCTTTTCACAGCAGGTTGCTACTGTTATACAG TCTCGGCAGGATATGCCCTCAGAGGATGTGGTGTCTTTGCAAGTTTCTCTCATTAACCTGGCCATGAAATGCTACCCAGACCGTGTGGACTATGTTGACAAGGTCTTGGAGACTACTGTGGAAATATTTAACAAACTTAATCTGGAACA TATTGCAACAAGCAGTGCTGTTTCAAAGGAGCTGACTAGACTTTTGAAAATCCCAGTTGATACTTACAACAATATCCTGACAGTTCTGAAACTAAAACATTTTCACCCACTCTTTGAATACTTTGATTACGAGTCCAGGAAGAGCATGAGTTGTTATGTGCTTAGCAATGTGTTGGATTATAACACAGAAATTGTGTCCCAAGAACAG GTTGATGCTATCATGAATTTGGTATCCACGCTGATCCAGGATCAGCCAGATCAGCCTGCTGAAGATCCTGACCCTGAGGACTTTGCAGATGAGCAGAGTCTTGTGGGGAGATTCATTCACCTGCTGCGTTCTGATGACCCTGACCAGCAGTACCTG ATCCTCAACACTGCCCGGAAGCACTTTGGGGCCGGGGGGAACCAGCGCATCCGCTTCACGCTGCCGCCCCTGGTGTTCGCTGCCTACCAGCTCGCCTTCCGCTACAAGGACAACTCCAAAGTG GATGACAAATGGGAAAAGAAGTGCCAGAAGATCTTCTCATTTGCTCATCAGACCATCAGTGCTCTGATCAaagcagagctggcagagctgcctctccgactcttcctgcagggagcactGGCTGCAGGAGAGATTGGCTTTGAGAATCATGAAACTGTGGCCTATGAGTTCATGTCCCAG GCCTTCTCTCTATATGAAGATGAAATCAGTGACTCAAAAGCACAGCTGGCTGCAATCACCTTGATAATTGGGACATTTGAGAGGATGAAGTGCTTCAGTGAGGAGAACCACGAGCCTTTGAGGACTCAGTGTGCACTGGCAGCCTCCAAGCTCCTGAAGAAGCCAGACCAGTGCCGAGCTGTGAGCACTTGTGCCCATCTGTTCTGGTCTGGCCGGAACACTGACAAGAATGGGGAGGAG CTTCATGGAGGAAAAAGAGTGATGGAATGCCTAAAGAAGGCTCTGAAGATAGCAAATCAGTGCATGGACCCTTCTCTGCAAGTCCAGCTTTTCATAGAAATTCTGAATAGATATATCTATTtttatgaaaaggaaaatgagGCG GTGACAATTCAGGTTTTGAATCAGCTTATACAGAAGATCAGAGAAGATCTCCCAAACCTTGAGTCTACTGAAGAAACAGAACAAATTAACAAACACTTTCACAACACACTGGAGCACTTGCGTCTGAGGAGGGAATCACCAGAATCTGAGGGGCCAATTTATGAAGGTCTTGTTCTTTAG
- the VPS35 gene encoding vacuolar protein sorting-associated protein 35 isoform X2 — MVRPTTQQSPQDEQEKLLDEAIQAVKVQSFQMKRCLDKNKLMDALKHASNMLGELRTSMLSPKSYYELYMAISDELHYLEVYLTDEFAKGRKVADLYELVQYAGNIIPRLYLLITVGVVYVKSFPQSRKDILKDLVEMCRGVQHPLRGLFLRNYLLQCTRNILPDEGEQADEETTGDISDSMDFVLLNFAEMNKLWVRMQHQGHSRDREKRERERQELRILVGTNLVRLSQLEGVNVERYKQIVLPGILEQVVNCRDALAQEYLMECIIQVFPDEFHLQTLNPFLRACAELHQNVNVKNIIIALIDRLALFAHREDGPGIPADIKLFDIFSQQVATVIQSRQDMPSEDVVSLQVSLINLAMKCYPDRVDYVDKVLETTVEIFNKLNLEHIATSSAVSKELTRLLKIPVDTYNNILTVLKLKHFHPLFEYFDYESRKSMSCYVLSNVLDYNTEIVSQEQVDAIMNLVSTLIQDQPDQPAEDPDPEDFADEQSLVGRFIHLLRSDDPDQQYLILNTARKHFGAGGNQRIRFTLPPLVFAAYQLAFRYKDNSKVDDKWEKKCQKIFSFAHQTISALIKAELAELPLRLFLQGALAAGEIGFENHETVAYEFMSQAFSLYEDEISDSKAQLAAITLIIGTFERMKCFSEENHEPLRTQCALAASKLLKKPDQCRAVSTCAHLFWSGRNTDKNGEELHGGKRVMECLKKALKIANQCMDPSLQVQLFIEILNRYIYFYEKENEAVTIQVLNQLIQKIREDLPNLESTEETEQINKHFHNTLEHLRLRRESPESEGPIYEGLVL; from the exons CCAACAACACAGCAGTCTCCTCAGGATGAACAGGAAAAGCTCCTGGACGAAGCCATTCAGGCTGTGAAGGTGCAGTCGTTCCAGATGAAGAGATGCTTG GACAAGAACAAGCTCATGGATGCTCTGAAACATGCTTCCAACATGCTTGGGGAGCTGCGGACTTCTATGTTATCTCCAAAGAGCTATTATGAGCTCT ACATGGCAATTTCTGATGAGCTACACTACTTGGAAGTCTACCTGACAGATGAATTTGCCAAAGGCAGGAAAGTGGCAGACCTTTATGAGCTGGTACAATATGCTGGAAATATCATTCCAAGACT GTATCTGCTGATAACAGTAGGTGTTGTCTATGTCAAGTCATTTCCACAGTCCAGGAAGGATATTTTGAAAGACCTGGTGGAGATGTGCCGTGGAGTGCAGCATCCTCTTAGAGGCCTGTTCCTCAGAAACTATCTCCTGCAGTGTACCAGGAATATCTTACCAGATGAAGGCGAGCAAGCAGA TGAAGAAACCACTGGAGACATCAGTGACTCCATGGATTTTGTGCTGCTGAACTTTGCTGAGATGAACAAGCTGTGGGTGCGAATGCAGCACCAGGGCCACAGTCGGGACAGGGAGAAGAGGGAGCGagagaggcaggagctgaggATCCTGGTGGGCACAAACCTGGTCCGCCTCAGCCAGCTGGAGGGGGTCAATGTGGAGAGATACAAGCAG ATTGTTCTGCCTGGAATACTGGAGCAAGTTGTGAACTGTAGAGATGCTTTAGCTCAGGAGTACCTCATGGAGTGCATCATACAG GTTTTCCCAGatgaatttcacctccaaaccctGAACCCATTTCTCAGAGCCTGTGCTGAGCTGCACCAAAATgtgaatgtgaaaaatataattATTGCTTTAATTGACAG GTTAGCTTTATTTGCACATCGTGAGGATGGACCTGGGATCCCAGCAGATATCAAACTCTTTGATATCTTTTCACAGCAGGTTGCTACTGTTATACAG TCTCGGCAGGATATGCCCTCAGAGGATGTGGTGTCTTTGCAAGTTTCTCTCATTAACCTGGCCATGAAATGCTACCCAGACCGTGTGGACTATGTTGACAAGGTCTTGGAGACTACTGTGGAAATATTTAACAAACTTAATCTGGAACA TATTGCAACAAGCAGTGCTGTTTCAAAGGAGCTGACTAGACTTTTGAAAATCCCAGTTGATACTTACAACAATATCCTGACAGTTCTGAAACTAAAACATTTTCACCCACTCTTTGAATACTTTGATTACGAGTCCAGGAAGAGCATGAGTTGTTATGTGCTTAGCAATGTGTTGGATTATAACACAGAAATTGTGTCCCAAGAACAG GTTGATGCTATCATGAATTTGGTATCCACGCTGATCCAGGATCAGCCAGATCAGCCTGCTGAAGATCCTGACCCTGAGGACTTTGCAGATGAGCAGAGTCTTGTGGGGAGATTCATTCACCTGCTGCGTTCTGATGACCCTGACCAGCAGTACCTG ATCCTCAACACTGCCCGGAAGCACTTTGGGGCCGGGGGGAACCAGCGCATCCGCTTCACGCTGCCGCCCCTGGTGTTCGCTGCCTACCAGCTCGCCTTCCGCTACAAGGACAACTCCAAAGTG GATGACAAATGGGAAAAGAAGTGCCAGAAGATCTTCTCATTTGCTCATCAGACCATCAGTGCTCTGATCAaagcagagctggcagagctgcctctccgactcttcctgcagggagcactGGCTGCAGGAGAGATTGGCTTTGAGAATCATGAAACTGTGGCCTATGAGTTCATGTCCCAG GCCTTCTCTCTATATGAAGATGAAATCAGTGACTCAAAAGCACAGCTGGCTGCAATCACCTTGATAATTGGGACATTTGAGAGGATGAAGTGCTTCAGTGAGGAGAACCACGAGCCTTTGAGGACTCAGTGTGCACTGGCAGCCTCCAAGCTCCTGAAGAAGCCAGACCAGTGCCGAGCTGTGAGCACTTGTGCCCATCTGTTCTGGTCTGGCCGGAACACTGACAAGAATGGGGAGGAG CTTCATGGAGGAAAAAGAGTGATGGAATGCCTAAAGAAGGCTCTGAAGATAGCAAATCAGTGCATGGACCCTTCTCTGCAAGTCCAGCTTTTCATAGAAATTCTGAATAGATATATCTATTtttatgaaaaggaaaatgagGCG GTGACAATTCAGGTTTTGAATCAGCTTATACAGAAGATCAGAGAAGATCTCCCAAACCTTGAGTCTACTGAAGAAACAGAACAAATTAACAAACACTTTCACAACACACTGGAGCACTTGCGTCTGAGGAGGGAATCACCAGAATCTGAGGGGCCAATTTATGAAGGTCTTGTTCTTTAG
- the VPS35 gene encoding vacuolar protein sorting-associated protein 35 isoform X3, translating into MPTTQQSPQDEQEKLLDEAIQAVKVQSFQMKRCLDKNKLMDALKHASNMLGELRTSMLSPKSYYELYMAISDELHYLEVYLTDEFAKGRKVADLYELVQYAGNIIPRLYLLITVGVVYVKSFPQSRKDILKDLVEMCRGVQHPLRGLFLRNYLLQCTRNILPDEGEQADEETTGDISDSMDFVLLNFAEMNKLWVRMQHQGHSRDREKRERERQELRILVGTNLVRLSQLEGVNVERYKQIVLPGILEQVVNCRDALAQEYLMECIIQVFPDEFHLQTLNPFLRACAELHQNVNVKNIIIALIDRLALFAHREDGPGIPADIKLFDIFSQQVATVIQSRQDMPSEDVVSLQVSLINLAMKCYPDRVDYVDKVLETTVEIFNKLNLEHIATSSAVSKELTRLLKIPVDTYNNILTVLKLKHFHPLFEYFDYESRKSMSCYVLSNVLDYNTEIVSQEQVDAIMNLVSTLIQDQPDQPAEDPDPEDFADEQSLVGRFIHLLRSDDPDQQYLILNTARKHFGAGGNQRIRFTLPPLVFAAYQLAFRYKDNSKVDDKWEKKCQKIFSFAHQTISALIKAELAELPLRLFLQGALAAGEIGFENHETVAYEFMSQAFSLYEDEISDSKAQLAAITLIIGTFERMKCFSEENHEPLRTQCALAASKLLKKPDQCRAVSTCAHLFWSGRNTDKNGEELHGGKRVMECLKKALKIANQCMDPSLQVQLFIEILNRYIYFYEKENEAVTIQVLNQLIQKIREDLPNLESTEETEQINKHFHNTLEHLRLRRESPESEGPIYEGLVL; encoded by the exons CCAACAACACAGCAGTCTCCTCAGGATGAACAGGAAAAGCTCCTGGACGAAGCCATTCAGGCTGTGAAGGTGCAGTCGTTCCAGATGAAGAGATGCTTG GACAAGAACAAGCTCATGGATGCTCTGAAACATGCTTCCAACATGCTTGGGGAGCTGCGGACTTCTATGTTATCTCCAAAGAGCTATTATGAGCTCT ACATGGCAATTTCTGATGAGCTACACTACTTGGAAGTCTACCTGACAGATGAATTTGCCAAAGGCAGGAAAGTGGCAGACCTTTATGAGCTGGTACAATATGCTGGAAATATCATTCCAAGACT GTATCTGCTGATAACAGTAGGTGTTGTCTATGTCAAGTCATTTCCACAGTCCAGGAAGGATATTTTGAAAGACCTGGTGGAGATGTGCCGTGGAGTGCAGCATCCTCTTAGAGGCCTGTTCCTCAGAAACTATCTCCTGCAGTGTACCAGGAATATCTTACCAGATGAAGGCGAGCAAGCAGA TGAAGAAACCACTGGAGACATCAGTGACTCCATGGATTTTGTGCTGCTGAACTTTGCTGAGATGAACAAGCTGTGGGTGCGAATGCAGCACCAGGGCCACAGTCGGGACAGGGAGAAGAGGGAGCGagagaggcaggagctgaggATCCTGGTGGGCACAAACCTGGTCCGCCTCAGCCAGCTGGAGGGGGTCAATGTGGAGAGATACAAGCAG ATTGTTCTGCCTGGAATACTGGAGCAAGTTGTGAACTGTAGAGATGCTTTAGCTCAGGAGTACCTCATGGAGTGCATCATACAG GTTTTCCCAGatgaatttcacctccaaaccctGAACCCATTTCTCAGAGCCTGTGCTGAGCTGCACCAAAATgtgaatgtgaaaaatataattATTGCTTTAATTGACAG GTTAGCTTTATTTGCACATCGTGAGGATGGACCTGGGATCCCAGCAGATATCAAACTCTTTGATATCTTTTCACAGCAGGTTGCTACTGTTATACAG TCTCGGCAGGATATGCCCTCAGAGGATGTGGTGTCTTTGCAAGTTTCTCTCATTAACCTGGCCATGAAATGCTACCCAGACCGTGTGGACTATGTTGACAAGGTCTTGGAGACTACTGTGGAAATATTTAACAAACTTAATCTGGAACA TATTGCAACAAGCAGTGCTGTTTCAAAGGAGCTGACTAGACTTTTGAAAATCCCAGTTGATACTTACAACAATATCCTGACAGTTCTGAAACTAAAACATTTTCACCCACTCTTTGAATACTTTGATTACGAGTCCAGGAAGAGCATGAGTTGTTATGTGCTTAGCAATGTGTTGGATTATAACACAGAAATTGTGTCCCAAGAACAG GTTGATGCTATCATGAATTTGGTATCCACGCTGATCCAGGATCAGCCAGATCAGCCTGCTGAAGATCCTGACCCTGAGGACTTTGCAGATGAGCAGAGTCTTGTGGGGAGATTCATTCACCTGCTGCGTTCTGATGACCCTGACCAGCAGTACCTG ATCCTCAACACTGCCCGGAAGCACTTTGGGGCCGGGGGGAACCAGCGCATCCGCTTCACGCTGCCGCCCCTGGTGTTCGCTGCCTACCAGCTCGCCTTCCGCTACAAGGACAACTCCAAAGTG GATGACAAATGGGAAAAGAAGTGCCAGAAGATCTTCTCATTTGCTCATCAGACCATCAGTGCTCTGATCAaagcagagctggcagagctgcctctccgactcttcctgcagggagcactGGCTGCAGGAGAGATTGGCTTTGAGAATCATGAAACTGTGGCCTATGAGTTCATGTCCCAG GCCTTCTCTCTATATGAAGATGAAATCAGTGACTCAAAAGCACAGCTGGCTGCAATCACCTTGATAATTGGGACATTTGAGAGGATGAAGTGCTTCAGTGAGGAGAACCACGAGCCTTTGAGGACTCAGTGTGCACTGGCAGCCTCCAAGCTCCTGAAGAAGCCAGACCAGTGCCGAGCTGTGAGCACTTGTGCCCATCTGTTCTGGTCTGGCCGGAACACTGACAAGAATGGGGAGGAG CTTCATGGAGGAAAAAGAGTGATGGAATGCCTAAAGAAGGCTCTGAAGATAGCAAATCAGTGCATGGACCCTTCTCTGCAAGTCCAGCTTTTCATAGAAATTCTGAATAGATATATCTATTtttatgaaaaggaaaatgagGCG GTGACAATTCAGGTTTTGAATCAGCTTATACAGAAGATCAGAGAAGATCTCCCAAACCTTGAGTCTACTGAAGAAACAGAACAAATTAACAAACACTTTCACAACACACTGGAGCACTTGCGTCTGAGGAGGGAATCACCAGAATCTGAGGGGCCAATTTATGAAGGTCTTGTTCTTTAG